The genomic interval gacctacaaaaatgagataaaatgttagtttattgaatctgaaaaaatgacaaaccttaggcaataaatgagacaaaccttttcgggagatttaaCTGATTTGTTTTTGGGAATCTTTTTTCcgagggcaacaaggtttgtgggccatgccacgtaactaccaatagcATCGCCTAATAACTACATATCTCCATTGTTGTctggtatgggcaacggtgcagttggttcgaaagcaacagtAGGCggtactttgacatggcccatAGTGATCggagtattgtgcaatacttctcccgaagtattgtacaattttccttttcccaccttccgttgagtaggcgaggacaagtataggacacatggagtgacaccctaaatcaatagttaaaacataagtacggttaatatataagtttgtttaatacataagtaattacataagcaagtaagtaattaattacctcgggaatacttttCAAACCGACATTGCAACtcgcggtttcactctccatttgtatttcaggttggagctgatccggaagttgcttgtctttattcgtattcaccaagagtgtcacttgctctgataggattctgagcttctctaatacttcctccttggaaggtttttggcgcttctcttgaggaaaaaagcttttgggagttacgctaAATCTTTTCCACctaactcgaccggaatactcagggacattaaacactttaccaagaatgtccctgcaagtatccttgttgccctccggattttcagaactttgttcaataatctcctaaaatacatgtaacattaaaaagataagttcaatagcatttttaaaatacaatattaaaaatacaatattaacaTTCTActacttttttgacattttcattatcaaccactccgtctttgttaacacgcgcttccttccataagatatgacgacccaagggttgatcggcttgggtgtattttctctattcgttaaaatcgtaaacaaaacaatacaaattagttacacactatagtttataatacaaattacttcattatataaaagtgatgtttaattacttacaatttgttgttcaaggcgtgcatatcccatacgtgatttcttgtatgggtgttttgggttgcttgcccgttcgcgatttgccttactaatattctatataaaaaaaaaatagcaattgtgtaaaaatttaaaatacgctacgaatatgaataataaaacacaaatgctaataaattaataacttacgacaaacgccgggtcagaacgtttggaaacaaatgcactccattcatcgcGTGCATATCtcatacgtgattttttgtatgggtgttttggattgcttgcccgttcgcgatttgccttactaatattctatataaaaaaatagcaattgtgtaaaaatttaaaatacgctacgaatatgaataataaaacgcaaatgctaataaattaatcacttacaaCAAACGcgggg from Cicer arietinum cultivar CDC Frontier isolate Library 1 chromosome 5, Cicar.CDCFrontier_v2.0, whole genome shotgun sequence carries:
- the LOC113787083 gene encoding uncharacterized protein, yielding MRVVSQLTPTALFVSYIGAVVRQNVPITVDDWRDKAMKDAKDIIWNDIQTTFVLDEGRKSYVLRVVGKIHRGFRSHLSNFYLKERERNTSAEPPKIYQHYISNDEWRAFVSKRSDPAFVEIIEQSSENPEGNKDTCRDILGKVFNVPEYSGRVRWKRFSVTPKSFFPQEKRQKPSKEEVLEKLRILSEQVTLLVNTNKDKQLPDQLQPEIQMESETASCNVGLKSIPEGVTPCVLYLSSPTQRKVGKGKLYNTSGEVLHNTPITMGHVKVPPTVAFEPTAPLPIPDNNGDM